A single genomic interval of Schistocerca americana isolate TAMUIC-IGC-003095 unplaced genomic scaffold, iqSchAmer2.1 HiC_scaffold_45, whole genome shotgun sequence harbors:
- the LOC124583219 gene encoding cyclic pyranopterin monophosphate synthase-like, which yields MVDVGSKLVTERTAAARAKVFVGPELMKLIRENGLKKSDVLSVARLAGIVGSKQTSSLIPLCHNISLSSVAVDIELDSALNCVIVTGTAKCRGQTGVEMEALTAVSVSALTVYDMCKAVSHDIVISEIMLLAKSGGTRGDFHRT from the coding sequence atggtcgacgtgggttcgaagctggtgacagaacggactgctgcagcacgagcaaaggtttttgtgggacccgaactgatgaaactcatacgagaaaatggcctgaagaaaagtgacgtacttagcgttgctcgcctggcgggaattgtggggtccaagcagacgtccagccttatccctttgtgtcataacatatctttatcctccgtggctgtggacattgaactggactctgctctcaactgtgtgattgtaactggcacggcaaagtgtagagggcagacgggtgtggagatggaagctctcactgctgtatcggtgtctgccttaacagtgtacgatatgtgcaaagctgtgagtcatgacattgtgatatctgaaataatgcttctggccaaaagtgggggaactagaggagacttccaccggacatga